A region of Antedon mediterranea chromosome 8, ecAntMedi1.1, whole genome shotgun sequence DNA encodes the following proteins:
- the LOC140056844 gene encoding RNA-binding protein NOB1-like, whose amino-acid sequence MTTKTEHMIVDAAGFLKNVKLQDLADNIYTIQEVVNEIRDSATRQRLAVLPYELKFKSPSTESITHVSDFAKKTGDWGSLSATDIKVMALTYQLTKEKVGSEHLKKVPEKKMTITCSKKPLQKATDIEGFYYPDKTNSEKEIISSNVEESADEVKNNQETETKLNETKMEEGDNVEKAEQLENKDDLSKDNLIDEDPVNDVDMDGEEDEEIGWITPSNISQVKQYNESEQIPASGVGVGCLTTDFAMQNVLIQIGLSVVSVDGMLIKRAKSYALRCYSCFKITSNTQKVFCPKCGNKTMTKVTVTVDEDGTQRYHLSSRRAINTRGLKYPLPLPKGGKHAMNPVLCEDQPAPQNKPAKKTLAKINAFDPDFVARGSPFAVNDVTSRAAQIGMSGASSNSRRRNPNEVRRKKGRKK is encoded by the exons AATCCGAGATTCTGCAACACGACAACGTCTAGCAGTGCTACCGTATGAGCTTAAATTTAAATCACCATCAACTGAAAGTATCACACATG tttctGATTTTGCTAAAAAGACAGGCGATTGGGGAAGTTTATCAGCGACTGACATCAAAGTGATGGCACTAACATACCAACTCACTAAAGAGAAAGTGGGCTCAGAACATCTTAAGAAAGTACCAGAGAAGAAG ATGACAATCACTTGCAGTAAAAAACCTCTACAAAAAGCAACCGATATCGAGGGATTTTATTATCCAGACAAG aCAAATTCAGAGAAAGAAATCATAAGTTCAAATGTTGAAGAATCAGCAGATGAAGTTAAAAACAATCAAGAAACTGAAACTAAattaaatgaaactaaaatggaAGAAGGCGATAATGTTGAAAAAGCAGAACAATTagaaaataaagatgatttaagtaaagataatttaattgatgagGATCCTGTAAATGATGTTGACatggatggggaagaggatgagGAGATTGGGTGGATAACACCAAGTAATATTAGCCAAGTTAAACAGTACAATGAATCGGAACAGATACCCGCAAGTGGTGTTGGGGTCGGCTGTCTTACAACTGATTTCGCAATGCAG AATGTGTTGATACAGATAGGCCTTTCTGTTGTATCTGTTGATGGCATGCTGATTAAAAGAGCGAAGAGTTACGCTCTGAGGTGTTACTCTTGTTTCAA AATTACTAGTAACACACAGAAAGTGTTTTGTCCCAAATGTGGCAATAAGACGATGACAAAAGTGACAGTAACCGTGGATGAAGACGGAACACAGAGGTACCACCTGTCATCCAGGAGGGCCATCAATACACGTGGTCTAAAG TATCCACTTCCACTACCAAAAGGAGGAAAGCATGCTATGAACCCCGTACTTTGCGAAGATCAACCAGCGCCGCAAAACAAACCAGCCAAGAAAACACTTGCAAAAATCAACGCGTTTGACCCAGATTTCGTAGCTAGAGGGTCGCCATTCGCGGTTAACGATGTCACAAGTAGAGCAGCTCAGATTGGCATGTCTGGTGCGAGTAGTAATTCAAGACGACGTAATCCAAATGAAGTCAGACGTAAAAAAGGTCGcaaaaagtaa